A window from Nitrospiraceae bacterium encodes these proteins:
- a CDS encoding CDP-alcohol phosphatidyltransferase family protein yields the protein MTVSAYIINDPNIRLWNLTSRIRYQRMLSRLGVGNFLNNLNELPSDHSLLIIRGDYLFDARIFSFLLKQTNVVLEVQAQARLCPVVAHVESSLAFATCDGIQREYTRNVSNLRSVTMQDLSTSFSNELRKTDHPYVFPIRENNRVTLEEHLFTGSYKGVTDLVTKFLWPVPAKWATRLCALWGISPNQVTSLSLILVIAAGVLFAFGQFFWGLVLGWIMTFLDTVDGKLARVTVTSSKWGNIFDHGIDLIHPPLWYLAWGIGLAAFAPFLSWLTVETTIGIIMIGYVLGRMVEGIFQWWLGGFVIFCWKPVDSYFRLVTARRNPNLILLTASLLFGRPDLGLEAVAIWTVGSTLILIARLLMAGWGKAKMGSLTSWLAEIDPVNRNSLAVRMFTNPPVKIK from the coding sequence ATGACTGTGTCCGCATATATTATCAATGATCCGAATATCCGTTTGTGGAATTTGACCTCCCGTATCCGGTATCAACGAATGTTAAGTCGATTGGGAGTTGGAAATTTTCTTAATAATCTCAACGAGCTTCCATCCGATCATTCGCTTCTGATTATTAGGGGGGATTATTTATTTGATGCGCGAATATTCTCCTTTCTCTTGAAGCAAACCAATGTTGTCCTGGAGGTGCAGGCTCAAGCCCGGTTATGCCCCGTTGTAGCTCATGTGGAGTCCTCTTTGGCTTTCGCAACGTGTGATGGGATACAACGAGAATACACACGAAATGTTTCAAATCTGCGATCTGTGACAATGCAGGATCTTTCAACGTCCTTTTCGAACGAATTGCGAAAAACTGATCACCCCTATGTGTTCCCCATTCGCGAAAATAACCGCGTAACTTTGGAAGAACATTTATTCACGGGATCGTATAAAGGCGTCACTGATCTGGTGACGAAGTTTCTTTGGCCTGTTCCGGCTAAATGGGCCACTCGGCTTTGTGCGCTTTGGGGGATTTCGCCAAATCAGGTGACATCGCTGAGCTTAATACTTGTTATTGCAGCGGGTGTGTTGTTTGCTTTTGGGCAGTTTTTCTGGGGACTTGTCCTGGGCTGGATCATGACGTTTCTCGATACGGTGGACGGAAAATTAGCTCGAGTAACGGTGACCTCCAGTAAATGGGGGAATATTTTTGATCATGGCATTGATTTAATTCACCCCCCACTTTGGTATTTAGCTTGGGGAATAGGTCTTGCCGCATTTGCCCCTTTCCTCTCCTGGTTGACGGTGGAAACCACCATTGGAATCATTATGATCGGATATGTATTGGGACGGATGGTTGAAGGAATTTTTCAATGGTGGTTGGGGGGATTTGTTATTTTTTGTTGGAAGCCGGTGGATTCCTATTTCAGGCTTGTCACGGCCCGGCGTAATCCTAATCTCATCCTCTTAACGGCCAGTCTTCTTTTTGGACGTCCCGATTTGGGTTTGGAGGCTGTGGCCATTTGGACGGTGGGCTCAACCCTGATTCTTATCGCCAGACTTCTTATGGCGGGTTGGGGGAAAGCCAAGATGGGTTCCCTCACTTCCTGGTTGGCTGAGATTGATCCAGTGAATCGAAATTCCCT